Within the Taeniopygia guttata chromosome 1, bTaeGut7.mat, whole genome shotgun sequence genome, the region GCTGATTCCCAGTGAGCTCAGACTGAGGCACTCGGAACTGGGAAAAGACAAGCAAGTGGAAAACCCAAGGATAATtgtttgctgcatttttgtAGTGAAAACCCTATTTTGGAAGCAATGGGAGAAGCAACTAAACATTCACTTTATACCATTTCTAAGGCAAACATCTGCAGTGACTACACTTGTCCCTCTttgcctctgcagccccacagaCTGAGGCACACAGTTCTGGGGATGTGTGACAGTTTTGGGGGTCAGTGCCAGCCCTGACCTCACTGAGCACAGGTGCCTTCTCAGAGCCTCTCTATAGTGGTGAAGAGCAAACCATTCCCCTGAACTCTTCTTTTTTCTGAGACCAAGCCCAGCCCCTTTATGACTCTGTGAATTTGTTCTAACACATTTCTAATGATTTCTGCATCCCATAAGCCAACTGAACACCAGATCTGGCAGATTTACTTACATAAGCTCTAACAAGAGAAACTGCTCAATTCATATAAATAATGTTCAATAAAAGCTCAGTGAAAAGTAATTTGCTGAAAGCTTTCTGGTGAAGTTGCCATGGTGTTGCTGTCACCACTAGAGGGGACTCACAGCAGTAACATTTGGAATTCCTGATTATTTCCTCTGGAGGCAGTCGAGATGAAGACTGCAGAGCTAAGCTGCTTACCTCTGCACAGGTAACTATGCCTGCACATACCAAGAACAAGAGCTTATGTGCTTCCCTCCTCTGAGCTACAACAAGTCTGCTGGCACAATAAGGACATGTTCCATTTTCAGCAAAACATCTGTAAAAATAGTCTCCTTACTCTCATAGCTTCTTccccaaaacagagaaaaagtgTAGAAAAGCgccttgaaaatatttattccatCCACAactattttaaatcaaaattatcTAAGCACAGAAATTTGTAGGGTACAATTAGTAATTTTTACCTGGCAACATCATTCTCAACAGAGTTTTACAAACCTGAATCTCTTCTAACTCTATTGAAAACTacatttctcttctttcctcccATTACCTCTccaagaaatgaaataaaattgcaCCTCCATTAGCAAAAAAGGATATTTAACTGAAGGCTGCCACAGTTCAGCgtataattaataattatacAGATGGGCATCCATGCATGTGCACCTCAGATCCAGCTAGATCTCCTACAGCACCTGCCATCAGTGTGGAATTACAGGTGGAACTGCCTCACCAGCTGTTTTGCTGGCTGGCAAATTGTCTGCTCACTTTCCTCATCAGGAATATGTCTGGCAAGTGTAAATAGTGAAAATGAAACCCCTTGCAAACGAGCAACTCCACCTCTCCATGGACAGCTCCACAGACATCTTTTCAGCTGAGAGACTAAAATGTGGATGTTGCagcaacacttttttttttttttttaaatccaagtATCAACCTCATCACCAGAATACAGCAATGTTTTACAAAAGGTGGGTGAATCCCCCAGAGAAGTAAACTGTCTAAGGAACTGTGGAAAGAACAACCAGGTCATGTCTCAGGTCCAAacataaaagggaaaagaagaaattctaCAGGATTGGTCGTTTTTTTGATCACAAGGAAGCCTTTGAAGAAGAAGgcagcaaagagaaagcaagaaagagaATGGGCAGGTATGCATGCAATGTGTACATGCTGCATGGGGTTAGGTGTTAGCAGCTACTCTCTGAGGCAAAGGAACAGTGAGGAATGTGAACAATGTCCCACCTCATTCATAGGATGTctgaatttcagcatttttgaatttttaatctGCTGATCAAACCATATGAGTGAGGGAGAGAAACTGGCATGTAAAGGAGCTTTAGACTATTTACTACAAGGGACCACTGAAGCTGAAGGACAAGGAGAAGTGGactacaggaaaagaaatttcCATGTAAAATCTGAATACACTTCAACATGCTAAACTATGCATGTTAGGGCTCACCTCCATCAGTATGTGCTCACCTTACACACATATCTGCTTCATATTTCTTTCCATAAAGAATTCCTAATAAAGATGGGTTCTTGTTTCCTCTGAAATTTAGTGTTACATCATACACTGCTGAAactgttgggaaaaaaaaagtaaacatgGCTGTTACACCAGCAATTCTAGCAAGCACCTTCTGGCATCTCTGCTTGAGACAGCAACAGAGCCGTGTGCAAGCCTTGCATTAATGTGTCAGAGTCCTCCACTATTTTGTGTTTACACATCACATTTATCTGCACCAGCCCCCTGACACTCCCAGCTCTGTTAAACACCAGATGACTTTATGAActaagcaacaaaaaaaatgtttttagtattttttaagaCTGGTATCTGAACAGTTCTGTGGCAATTTACAAATTACCAGCTGACACGCTGGATCCTCATTACTGCCAGTCAACTAATTGTAATGAACAACAGAGCAGAGTGTGCTGGTGCTAAATAACACATTACAAGTGCTGCAAAGCTTGGCAGTACCTGTTCCCCTGAGACACTGGACAGCAGTGGTGAAACCTTTGGTTCTGGGCAACAGGTGATATTTCAGTTTGGGCAACCCCTTGGATTCAGCTACTTCCATACTGATGCGGTGTTTGGTCTCTGTGAAACGAGTTCCTTCACAGTACAGCAGAAACTGTGcaagacaaaagcaaaaaaaaaaaaacccaaggatATCTTGAGACATCAAAAGAAATCTAGCAGTATACTGAAAATTTGTCCAAGATAAACATACATGTGCACAGGCTTCAATTGTTTCATCTCCTCACCAAGTAATAGGTATAAGCACCAACTCCCAACTCGTTTCCCATTACCTTTACATTTAACAACACTTGTACCAAATTTAAGGTGACAAAAAGACAGACCTAGTTGTGGCATTTAGAATGCACAGAAATTGGGAAATTGATCCACTCAAGTCAATTTTAATCATGATTTCAATTACCAAGCAGGAAGTCTTGATTTAAATAATCAATGCTGACTATATTTTGCACTTTCGTTTTCCCTTGAGACTTGTCCTTGGTTCTCAGTTGTAGAATCATTAAAATGTATAGATTTGAAGCTTAAGTTCAATCTTGAGATTTTCTAATTGTTCTGGTTTTTCTTCCCCACATTCAGCAGGAAGatatattcaaaataaatcacaatcATATATTCAAGCAATTAAGTAGCTTAAAATACATTATCCAGATTCTTACCTTTTCTGTCTTTGTAATGGTAGAAAATTACAATGCAGTCACAATGTTCTAGTTAAGGCTTAATGTTTCACTATTAATTTTAACAAGATGTACTGGATAATACTGAAAACTCacttaaaatgcataaaaagcCTCTTAATGTTTTATAAGCCAAATAACTGTATGTTACTTGTGTTGCTATAAAAGCAAAACTGGGAATTTATCAAAATCTTTGCATTCAAAGCTCTAAGAAGGTTAATGGGTTGATTACaccactgtgctgctgcagcattgCACACAATGAAACAGGGATGTTTTACTCTTGGTTTTAAATAAtgtcaaaataaaaaggaaaaaatgtaactGCAGAAGATACAAGCTTGCCATATGTCCTCACAGAGACTTTTTGGGAAACCTGTAATTTCACAGATCAACGAATACACTAACAGGAATGTTCTATCAAAATCCATGGTCCATGCAGTTAAATTCACTCACTTCTCCAAAACGAATTTTTTGTTTATGTGTATTTTCAGCCTGCCTGAGGAAATATACAGATATAGCAATCTTCGTTATGCAGATGTAGTAATCAAATgtaagttggtttttttttttaataggtaaAAATAAGTTTGGACAGAATTGTTAGCATCACACAAGCCTGATTTATAAATGATTCTCAAGCTTCTGAACTGTTTCCCAAATAGTTTCCCTTACCAACAGACAAAAGCAGTTTTCTACCAGTATATCCCAAAAGACCTCCTGAAACAGAGCATGGCTTTTCTGTGACAACTCTTGGAAGCGGGCACACCTTCTCCTGACACACAAAGCCACAGGCACCAGTCTGTCACCGTTTCACTTCCAGCAGCCAGTACCAGAGGAGGGACTCAACACTTACCCACATATATTCAGGATAATCAGACAAACGTTTCAATCCCTCAATAACTGTATCTCTGTCctcttcccatttccttttgCAGAAAACAATCTCAAGGAAGTACCACGTCCAGCCGATTAGGGGCACATATAGCAGCTCTCTCTTAGCAAGAACTTTGGAACTCTTGGAGAAAAAACGAAAGTGACAATCCAAAAATGTCATTTGCTGATTTGTGCAACGAGGTCAAACACATTGAAGCTAAGATGATGGAGCTGTAGCTAAGAACTTAAATGCAAAGAAACTGTTTATAGATGGGTTTTAAACAGACCTGTCACCCTGCAGAGGAAGGGAAAGTTCGTGGCCCACATACCCCCAGCACTCCGAAGCGCTCCGTCATCGTCCAGCCGCACAAGAAGTCGATCTCAAAGTTGTGGTTCaggatgatgatgacatgtTCCTTCCCAAAGGTTTTCACCGTGGCCTCGTCTGAGAACAGGGTGCACTCTGTGCCTGACCACCATTCCAGCAGCATTACCAACTCTAGTAAACATGATGAAAGTGGAGAGAGGAGTTAGGGCTACCCTAACTACAGAAAGCATTTAGAGTTTCATCCTCAGCCCCATCCactgcctctcctgccccaaACACCCAGCAGAGATGAAACAAAAGCCTGGAAGGGTATAGACCACACCATATTACCATCCCTAAGGAGTATTTAAGGCACCAGACATATGCATTATGGACAATTCAGTAAGTTTTTAACAGCAACGAGTTTCGGCATtgcatttcaaatgcaaaatttcatgaccactggaaaaaaaagcccaaagacTTTTATGCCTGAAAACAGACAGTGGAGCTGTTGATTGCTCCACTAAATGAGCACAGTTCCTCCCAGGTGGAATACAAATGATGCATAGATGCAGCCTAATGTTTTTGCTCCACATGAAACAAGCCTTATGGAGGTAAACAGACCAATAAAGGTCTTTTAAAGGGATGCAGTGACATAGATCTTCTGTGATAGATTTTAATATTACAACACAGGGCTCTAATTGTTCTGCATTACGATCATCAACACAGAgttaaaaacagcagaaaattgaGTGAATTTATCAAAATACCTGGGCAAAGACAGGAATGGTaaattttgtcttccttttaCTGCAAAAGAATGAGCCCTTTTCCTCCACTTACTCCAACTTTAAAGTATCACAGCAACTCTTATTCCACCCTGAACATTTGTtacccttttttattttccacctCCCCTTTTTTCATCATAAAACCCCCTTCCACTTAAATTCAGCATGCACTGACTGTAGTTGCTATGGTTAGCTTATTTCCCTCATTTCAGTACATTGAGGCAGATGGAAGTCATTGCTTGCATCATGGGATAACTATAAAAAGTATGAGAATAGTTCACCCTCCCAGTAGGAAGATTTGCTTCCCTGCAAACTGTAGTCATTGGTATTTTCTCAATCCAATGAGATAtggttgaaataaaaatgtggttGCACAAATACAGCAGTTAAAAGGAGTCCAACCCTTCCCACATGACTACACCTGCGGGTTCCCCCTCTGTTCCCTCTTTCAGGCTCTTTCAGGAGGTTTTTCAGCTTCCCATTGGGAGTTTCTGGTTTTGCCAAACAAGACAGCACCTTCCTGCACAGGCGTTTCCCATCAGTGGGATCAAACAGGGTCATCTATCCATACTGCTAAACAGGAGTTTGGGATCCAGTCTTGCACCACACCAGAGAAGACAAACACAGGATTTGGGTGAACCAGTCCTGGTCTGCTGAGGGTACAGAGCTCACCCATGATTGTTTTTTTCACTCATGACCACTTACTCACCCACCAGGTTATTCTCCTGTATCACTCTCAGCACTTGCTCATTTGGAGGCAGGACAAAGTTATAAACGTTGCTGGCCAAAAGAGCTTAATCCCAGACAATTGGAAATATGGCAGAGGAAAGACAGAACTGTCTTGTTCCTTTTCACTAGGTACAGGTTTCTATCACTGCTTGCCAGCTTTGCATGCTTTGTGTTCACTCACTTTCCTTTCTCTGGTTATCCTGGCTCAGTAAAAGGCAAAGAGGAGAGCAAGGGTGTCCTCACATCACCTTCCACGCAGGTGGCCAGGAGAATTGGAGCAGTGGTACCAAACACATCGTGGTACTCTGAGCAATTTTCCCTTTCCATTGCTGACTGTGTACCAAGGAGGAACATCTCCAGTACTTGCTacattttctaataaaaattataatcaCCTGGTTGTGTTTCTTCTTCAAaatcaggtgaaaaaaaatctgcagaggACAGTGGATGTGACTTTCTGCAGAACCTTTCTCCCTAAAACAGTGGAGGATTTGCCAGAGTTCATACTGAGAGAGGAGGGTTGAGGAGCCAAAGGATTAACACAAGGAAACAGATTGTCCTTAACAAGTGTGCTGACAAATGATGTAATTATAACCAGGAGTGGGCTCGTTTCCTTTTTTCAGCGTGTGGGTTACAGCTCATTTGTGTGGCACTGATCCTATCAATGCTACAGCAAGAAATCCTCCTGAATGAAGGAATGGCAACACTTGCACTGCCCAGGACAGTTCCTAGAGGGAATAAGCACCACCTTGCTTCAACCACCCCTGCAGCTGGGGGTCCCACACACCAAAGCAGGTGCATTTACAGCCTCACAAGCCCCCAGAAACAAAGCAAACGAGGGGCACAGCACATCCTCAGCTGGAAGCACCAACATTTGAGAGGTTAGTTTTGCAACAGGACTAACCCAAACATGC harbors:
- the AGPAT3 gene encoding 1-acyl-sn-glycerol-3-phosphate acyltransferase gamma — protein: MGFIAFLKTQFIVHLLIGFVFVVSGLIINFIQLCTLVLWPINKQLYRRVNCRLAYSLWSQLVMLLEWWSGTECTLFSDEATVKTFGKEHVIIILNHNFEIDFLCGWTMTERFGVLGSSKVLAKRELLYVPLIGWTWYFLEIVFCKRKWEEDRDTVIEGLKRLSDYPEYMWFLLYCEGTRFTETKHRISMEVAESKGLPKLKYHLLPRTKGFTTAVQCLRGTVSAVYDVTLNFRGNKNPSLLGILYGKKYEADMCVRRFPLEDIPQDEKEAANWLHKLYQEKDALQEMYNQEGVFPGKQFKPPRRPWTLLNFLFWATVLLSPLFTFGFGVFASGSPLLILAFLGLVGAASFGVRRLIGVTEIEKGSSYGNQEFKKKE